The DNA sequence CCTCTGCACCAACGTCGATGCGGAATGCGCCTTTGCCCTGGAACAGGCGGGATGGGCCCCGGCTGCCATCCGCGACGCCGTGGCAGAGACGGCAGACCGGCTCGGAATGGCGCATCTTCTCGGACGCGAAACCACGGCCCTCTCCTGGGGCGAGCGCCAGCGGGTTGCCGTTGCATCGGTGATGGTGATGCACCCTTCGGTGCTGATCCTCGACGAACCGTTCTCCGGAATCGACGCAGACGGTGCAGAGCTTCTCAAATCAATGCTCGTCTCCCTCAACAAAGAGGACGGCATCACCATCATCCTCGTCGAACACCGCCTCTCGCTCTTTCCCGGGTTCTTCACCCGTCAGATTGTCATGGAGGAGGGGCGGGTGATCTATGACGGCGGGCAGCGGACGGCGGACCCCTGTCCTCATCATCCGGTGGCCACCGGTATGGCAGACCCGGAGATACCGGAGCCGGACGGAAGGAGGGCGGCGGGTATGGATGCCGGGCGGGCCGCCGGGCCGGCTGCCATCCGGCTTGAAGGGGTGAGCTATACCTATCCGGGAGCGACGCGTCCGGCCCTGAAGGGAATTGATCTGGCGCTTCAGCCCGGGACGATCACGATCATCCGGGGCCCGAACGGCTCGGGGAAGAGTACGCTCTTCCGGCACTTCAACGGGCTCCTGCAGCCGGACGAAGGGATGATCGGGATATTTGGGGAGACGATCGCCGGCCGTCCGGTTGCAGAGATCGCCCGGTCGGTCGCCGTCCTCGGCCAGCATGCCGACTCCCTCCTCTTCGAGGAGACGATCGAGCGG is a window from the Methanovulcanius yangii genome containing:
- a CDS encoding ABC transporter ATP-binding protein, giving the protein MVATSDPLITVDDLSYTYPRAGVRRQGKALDSVTLTIGPGEMILLSGESGSGKSTLCRALTGLIPGKRRGKMAGRVTVCGQDTRRTPVHEIARQVGYVFQNPDSQILCTNVDAECAFALEQAGWAPAAIRDAVAETADRLGMAHLLGRETTALSWGERQRVAVASVMVMHPSVLILDEPFSGIDADGAELLKSMLVSLNKEDGITIILVEHRLSLFPGFFTRQIVMEEGRVIYDGGQRTADPCPHHPVATGMADPEIPEPDGRRAAGMDAGRAAGPAAIRLEGVSYTYPGATRPALKGIDLALQPGTITIIRGPNGSGKSTLFRHFNGLLQPDEGMIGIFGETIAGRPVAEIARSVAVLGQHADSLLFEETIERELRFGPENLGIDSRTTDRRIDEVCTLMDIAHLHRETPPLSLSAGERQRVALSAVLMMDAPILALDEPTLGLDGRRKEELARVLRTLANGGVCVVVATHDRVFAAQCGGDVLEMAGGEMNAPSPGSGDS